A DNA window from Drosophila biarmipes strain raj3 chromosome 2R, RU_DBia_V1.1, whole genome shotgun sequence contains the following coding sequences:
- the LOC108023046 gene encoding proteoglycan 4, protein MAIRMQDCRSMSEPCQCPRCRFGMHMSSHLMNCQEKCKASLKCCNMGGLQENQQSFDNCQRPCWQNRPVPQEVSQNFPQGNPQKLPQESPQIWTCQPPRNVIYGQQFPRQANQDFRQPLPQEASQQFPQRSPRKCCYQGQNCGQSSPRNYCQQPPGNLCQKHPGTVYQEDFEGNHCSGLNGMMRRSCFCVTHEMGVQTDETECRSPDQSPSSQGSKELEYIAVNETTTKELEVKHHTGTKDIYISRVQSVTHFPTGTHEYITETQTVKNVSDEKQENKAMKEEPRPEDLIPHRALRHSELVPLIESIKAEVPRADSKAETGELLYQQYETFERDFLEPKETVKASTRKDRSALGSPASHLSKTRTPNPRSPASRSSAPRSPDPGTPTRGSPSSPKHINRTPREDLSRSESGRDISPPLSQQSSATKSEQNTSIGNEDDVSKPFVMLSSDNSDDKDEDVEPKAPEERKRIPSDYDNVSTVHVRVTNRKEASAKRPHAKKSDEKITAVFESRVSQVLLKEKAEKKPSEKPAEKKPGANKPKKPKTLPPPKMEMKRGYPSNDLVCRFASPPKCRPTFNSCRFPCPPSTPFKSFNSFKSFEQCPSCPPCPPSTRQYDPIYGFGSKCIAYYCR, encoded by the exons ATGGCTATAAGGATGCAGGACTGCAGATCCATGAGTGAACCGTGCCAATGCCCACGTTGCCGGTTTGGAATGCATATGTCCAGTCACCTGATGAACTGCCAGGAGAAGTGCAAGGCCTCCTTAAAGTGCTGCAACATGGGTGGCTTGCAGGAGAATCAGCAGTCCTTTGACAATTGTCAACGACCCTGCTGGCAGAACAGACCAGTTCCTCAGGAAGTTTCTCAGAATTTCCCCCAGGGAAACCCTCAGAAACTTCCCCAGGAATCTCCTCAAATCTGGACTTGCCAGCCTCCTCGGAACGTTATCTACGGGCAGCAGTTTCCTAGGCAGGCCAACCAGGACTTTCGGCAGCCACTTCCGCAGGAAGCTTCTCAGCAGTTTCCACAGCGCTCTCCTCGAAAGTGTTGTTACCAGGGTCAAAACTGTGGTCAGTCATCTCCGCGAAACTATTGTCAGCAACCTCCTGGAAACTTGTGCCAGAAACATCCCGGGACTGTATACCAAGAAGACTTTGAAGGCAATCATTGCAGTGGTCTAAATGGAATGATGAGAAGATCCTGCTTCTGTGTGACCCACGAAATGGGCGTTCAAACGGATGAGACGGAGTGCAGGAGCCCAGACCAGTCACCATCTTCCCAGGGGAGTAAGGAGCTTGAGTATATAGCGGTTAACGAAACTACGACAAAGGAACTGGAGGTTAAGCATCACACCGGCACCAAGGATATTTACATCTCACGAGTTCAGTCCGTCACGCATTTCCCAACCGGAACCCATGAATACATCACAGAGACTCAGACGGTGAAAAACGTTTCGGATGAAAAGCAGGAAAATAAAGCCATGAAAGAGGAGCCAAGACCGGAAGACCTCATACCCCACCGAGCGCTGCGCCACTCCGAGCTGGTGCCCCTCATAGAGTCCATAAAGGCCGAGGTGCCCAGAGCCGATTCTAAGGCCGAAACGGGGGAACTGCTCTACCAGCAATATGAGACCTTTGAGCGGGACTTCCTTGAGCCCAAGGAGACTGTGAAGGCTTCCACAAGGAAGGACAGAAGTGCGCTGGGATCACCAGCATCCCACTTATCGAAGACTCGCACACCCAATCCCCGATCACCTGCCTCCCGATCATCTGCCCCCCGATCCCCCGATCCCGGCACACCCACTCGAGGATCGCCCTCTTCCCCTAAACATATTAACCGCACACCCAGGGAAGACTTGAGCCGCTCAGAGTCCGGAAGGGATATTAGTCCACCTTTGTCGCAGCAAAGCAGTGCCACGAAGTCTGAACAAAATACCTCCATTGGCAATGAAGATGATGTAAG CAAACCTTTTGTCATGCTAAGCAGTGACAACTCGGACGATAAAGATGAGGATGTGGAACCTAAGGCGCCAGAAGAAAGGAAAAGAATACCCTCTGACTACGACAATGTGAGCACCGTTCACGTGAGGGTTACCAATAGGAAGGAGGCCTCTGCAAAACGGCCCCATGCCAAAAAATCGGATGAAAAAATTACAGCGGTCTTCGAGAGCCGAGTTTCCCAGGTGCTTTTAAAGGAAAAGGCTGAGAAGAAACCGAGCGAGAAGCCGGCTGAGAAGAAACCCGGTGCAAATAAACCAAAGAAGCCAAAGACTTTACCCCCTCCCAAAATGGAGATGAAGCGGGGCTATCCATCAAATGATTTGGTCTGCAGATTTGCAAGTCCTCCAAAGTGCCGACCCACCTTCAATTCTTGCAGATTCCCTTGTCCGCCGTCCACTCCTTTCAAATCTTTCAACTCTTTTAAGTCCTTCGAACAATGTCCTTCCTGTCCTCCGTGTCCTCCCAGCACAAGACAATACGATCCCATCTATGGGTTTGGCAGCAAATGTATCGCATACTATTGTCGATAA
- the LOC108023045 gene encoding uncharacterized protein LOC108023045: MSFHKKLNDFHRKLDLAKWYMGVSTQQETAMFTMSESLRDDYEQGTGEQMYKALIALGIQPVISKKKISRMVQLSRNNILAFLYFVMEGYYKTCQKDGVYSINEQLLMNAIAKIDMLATIRGLDTVLPRPPQKLPEAEAQSLDSGSEAEKRPSKKRSKKSPYFQSQPKPVQRTSRLTTKLPKFVVSFKFWPNDGPPNYGKDEEEPWYALYRLNPGQRLIKKTLSETLERYFKLGGLESSQEEEEGKPKSREPEPNMCLVHKGQVLQSQLLRDELAVKARDRCLELLDVAEPYRKLRKARIVAQLEHDIDIIMARHRNAMHCDQTKVLTIENADCVLCQKMLVSQPWPDPKDQAGRALVGDDIGIAHTAASDTYRGKRLEGGGGKPKNKKDKKGRKAKKEEPPPEPPKEEPKKVSTWKPPPRKLAKSPFRMHNIEFDDKSSEKSRTILDPSECGAPPAPRKSAVSFILAKGRLESNSEKCKMRTSTKQVKKKFFRGPRSNKPYKFKYHRVFQSGQPKPFDLHKIVTKTFVKALGKSEEDRGHDSCNYDCLMSEMMIEDEVPPENEPDKKVAPEPQAPLGLFDDPDEDRTSDDSRETPDNSSNHSLRSHVDYKAEIVEAVVRCANAIWQRQATIKRAEMERLGRMTPRKALTYKDTNKFDPDNAEQMNQLLKDGLRALRKEPRFVLASLPEAHKLPILREWIKRRYGKTYSQKELDESITEANRIFELVTICQSSPPDPDLMGIDRLPRSQENFDNYKRIKNTAAIVKQTFYDQLNERYLETVGSAWYAMGNYLVPGGPPRRTFFAYIASNPQEIMRAKVWNGEFRNHRAFREKRKEQERLLGKSGS, from the exons ATGAGTTTCCACAAAAAGTTGAACGACTTCCACCGGAAGTTGGACCTGGCCAAATGGTACATGGGCGTGTCCACGCAGCAGGAGACGGCGATGTTCACCATGTCGGAGAGCCTCCGCGATGACTACGAGCAGGGAACGGGTGAGCAGATGTACAAGGCCCTGATTGCCCTGGGAATCCAACCGGTGATATCCAAGAAGAAGATCAGCCGGATGGTCCAGCTGAGCAGGAACAACATCCTGGCCTTTCTCTACTTCGTGATGGAGGGTTACTACAAGACGTGCCAGAAGGATGGAGTCTACAGCATAAACGAACAGTTGCTGATGAACGCCATAGCCAAGATCGACATGTTGGCCACCATTCGAGGTCTGGACACGGTGCTCCCGAGGCCCCCACAAAAACTACCCGAGGCGGAAGCCCAGTCGCTGGATTCCGGGAGCGAAGCAGAGAAGCGCCCATCGAAGAAGCGCTCCAAGAAATCCCCCTACTTCCAGAGCCAGCCGAAACCCGTTCAGCGAACCTCCCGATTGACCACCAAGCTCCCGAAGTTTGTGGTATCCTTTAAGTTCTGGCCCAACGATGGACCACCCAACTACGGAAAGGACGAAGAGGAGCCCTGGTACGCCCTATACCGACTCAATCCCGGCCAGCGTTTGATCAAAAAAACCCTCTCCGAGACTCTGGAGCGATATTTCAAACTGGGTGGCTTGGAGAGcagccaggaggaggaggagggtaAGCCCAAGAGCCGGGAGCCAGAGCCCAATATGTGCCTGGTGCACAAGGGTCAGGTGCTCCAGTCGCAGCTTTTGAGGGACGAACTGGCGGTCAAGGCGAGGGATCGCTGCCTGGAGCTGCTCGACGTGGCCGAGCCCTATAGAAAGCTTAGGAAGGCGCGGATTGTGGCCCAGTTGGAGCACGACATCGATATAATCATGGCGCGCCATCGCAACGCGATGCACTGCGACCAGACCAAAGTGCTGACCATTGAGAATGCCGACTGCGTGCTGTGCCAGAAGATGTTGGTATCGCAGCCTTGGCCGGATCCCAAGGATCAGGCTGGTCGGGCTCTGGTTGGTGATGATATCGGTATAGCCCACACGGCTGCCAGCGATACTTACCGGGGGAAGAGGCTCGAGGGAGGAGGAGGCAAGCCA aaaaataaaaaggataaaaagGGTAGGAAGGCAAAAAAGGAAGAGCCCCCGCCGGAACCCCCAAAGGAAGAGCCCAAGAAGGTGTCAACCTGGAAGCCGCCACCCCGCAAGCTGGCAAAAAGCCCCTTCCGTATGCATAACATCGAATTTGATGACAAATCCTCGGAGAAATCTAGGACCATACTGGACCCCTCGGAATGCGGGGCTCCTCCGGCACCAAGAAAGTCGGCTGTATCGTTCATTTTGGCCAAGGGAAGACTCGAATCGAATTCCGAAAAGTGCAAAATGCGGACCTCCACCAAACAGGTGAAAAAGAAGTTCTTCCGGGGACCGCGTTCCAATAAGCCCTACAAGTTCAAGTACCATCGGGTCTTCCAATCCGGTCAACCAAAACCCTTTGACTTGCACAAGATAGTGACCAAGACGTTTGTGAAGGCGCTGGGTAAGTCGGAGGAGGATCGGGGGCATGATTCCTGCAACTATGATTGCCTAATGAGCGAGATGATGATTGAAGACGAGGTGCCCCCGGAGAACGAACCGGATAAGAAGGTGGCTCCAGAGCCCCAAGCCCCGCTGGGCTTGTTCGATGATCCTGATGAGGACAGGACCTCCGATGACAGTCGGGAGACCCCGGATAACTCGAGCAACCACAGCCTCCGCAGCCACGTGGATTACAAGGCGGAGATCGTGGAGGCGGTGGTGCGATGTGCCAACGCCATTTGGCAGAGGCAGGCCACCATAAAGCGGGCCGAGATGGAGCGGCTGGGCAGGATGACCCCGCGAAAGGCCCTCACCTACAAGGATACCAACAAGTTCGATCCCGACAACGCGGAGCAGATGAACCAGTTGCTCAAGGATGGCCTACGAGCCCTGAGGAAGGAACCTCGCTTCGTGCTGGCCAGTCTGCCGGAGGCCCACAAGCTGCCAATCCTGCGGGAGTGGATCAAGAGGAGGTACggcaagacctacagccagaAGGAGCTGGACGAGAGTATCACCGAGGCGAACAGGATTTTCGAACTGGTCACCATCTGCCAGAGCAGTCCCCCCGACCCCGATCTCATGGGTATTGATCGCCTGCCCAGATCCCAGGAGAACTTTGACAACTACAAGCGGATCAAGAATACG GCTGCCATCGTGAAGCAAACCTTCTATGACCAGCTGAACGAGCGCTACTTGGAGACCGTGGGATCCGCCTGGTACGCGATGGGCAACTATTTGGTGCCCGGAGGACCTCCTCGCAGGACCTTCTTCGCCTACATAGCCTCGAACCCGCAGGAGATCATGCGGGCTAAGGTGTGGAACGGAGAGTTTCGAAATCACCGCGCCTTCCGCGAGAAGAGGAAGGAGCAGGAGAGGCTTCTGGGCAAAAGTGGTAGTTAG
- the LOC108023047 gene encoding bromodomain-containing protein 2, whose translation MSGKPETASPEIIACKAIIKRLFSSSYKDIAWVFYEPLDAQLLGLHDYHDIVKEPMDLSTVRYRVNTGCYQTASEFVKDVRLIFYNTYLYTNPGHLCYEMAKKLQIIFEQMFAQVQMYITNGNEGNAEDESSSGSSDESDSDSEDSSPTENEQGSPEVSSLIREDPPEWTSPGFSGAVSQQNPFTTEEDLDLHAKIQQLDGEVLLHVIHLIRRMEGAGFCNKELEFDVCQLKAHTKRLILEYLASKGITGKRVSRNKPKYT comes from the coding sequence ATGTCTGGAAAACCGGAGACTGCCTCGCCGGAAATTATTGCCTGCAAGGCCATTATCAAGAGACTTTTCTCCAGTTCCTACAAGGACATAGCCTGGGTGTTCTACGAACCTCTGGATGCCCAGCTCTTGGGACTCCACGACTACCATGACATTGTGAAGGAACCCATGGATCTGTCCACCGTAAGATATCGCGTGAATACTGGTTGCTATCAGACTGCCTCGGAGTTCGTCAAGGATGTGAGGCTGATCTTCTACAACACCTATCTGTACACGAATCCTGGCCACCTGTGCTACGAAATGGCCAAAAAGCTGCAGATCATCTTCGAGCAAATGTTTGCCCAAGTTCAGATGTACATAACAAATGGTAATGAGGGTAATGCTGAAGATGAGAGCTCCTCAGGCTCCTCGGATGAAtcggactcggactcggaGGACTCGTCACCGACTGAAAATGAACAAGGCAGTCCGGAGGTGTCCTCTTTGATAAGGGAGGATCCCCCGGAATGGACTTCGCCGGGCTTCTCAGGAGCTGTAAGTCAGCAGAATCCCTTCACCACCGAAGAGGACCTCGATTTGCATGCCAAAATTCAGCAGCTGGACGGCGAGGTGCTGCTCCATGTGATTCACCTGATCCGAAGGATGGAAGGCGCCGGATTTTGCAACAAGGAGCTGGAGTTCGACGTCTGCCAGCTGAAGGCGCACACCAAACGCTTAATTCTCGAGTACTTGGCCAGCAAGGGAATCACCGGGAAGAGAGTGTCCCGCAACAAACCCAAATACACCTAA
- the LOC108022344 gene encoding uncharacterized protein LOC108022344: MYLFGVFLLLVGTHVCFIDANFGSSEGNDYTYGTQATSDTLIASETISKSKQLMGTTTKTYTLTQSGTAKTITYIKITDLMRKRGATAEITSGGVGSTTVTIKFTSARMAGIRSQVVIYGSS; this comes from the coding sequence ATGTACCTCTTCGGCGTGTTTTTACTTCTGGTCGGCACACACGTCTGCTTTATAGATGCGAATTTCGGAAGCAGCGAGGGAAACGACTATACTTATGGAACCCAGGCGACGTCGGATACCCTCATCGCCAGTGAGACCATTTCGAAAAGCAAGCAGTTGATGGGAACCACCACGAAGACGTATACTCTGACGCAGTCTGGAACGGCCAAGACCATAACGTACATCAAAATCACGGATCTGATGAGAAAGCGCGGTGCTACCGCCGAAATTACCTCCGGCGGAGTGGGTTCCACCACGGTCACGATCAAATTTACTTCAGCCCGGATGGCTGGCATCAGGTCCCAGGTGGTGATCTACGGATCCTCATAG